CGCGCAGCGGGGTGACCAGCATGACGTCGGCGGCCACGAAGAAGGCGATGAGTTCGTCGCGGGGGACCGGCCGGTGCAGGTAGTGCACCACCGGATGCCCGACTTCGCCGTACTCGCCGTTGATATGGCCGACTTGGCGTTCGATGTCGTTGCGCAGCTGCTGGTAACTGTCCACCCGCTCGCGGCTCGGTGTCGCCAACTGGATCAGCACCGTGTCGTCACGCTTGGCGCGGCCTTCGGCGAGCAGTTCCGAAAAGGCTTTCAGCCGAACGTCGATGCCCTTGGTGTAGTCCAGCCGGTCGACGCCGAGCAGCACCTTGCGGGGGTTGCCGAGTTCGGCCCGAATCTCCTTGGCGCGACGCCTGATATCGCGGTGTCGGGCCGTCTGGTCGAGCGCAGTGGAGTCGATGGAGATAGGGAAAGCGCCCACCCGGACGACGCGGGAGTCGACCTCGACCTCGCCGTAGCGCGACCGTACCCCGACCGCCCCGCGCGACGTGTTGGCTCCGATCAGCCGCCGGGACAGGAACAGGAAGTTCTGCGCACCGCCGGACAGGTGGAATCCGACGAGGTCGGCGCCCAGCAGGCCCTTGACGATCTCGGTCCGCCAGGGCAGCTGCATGAACAGTTCCACCGGCGGGAAGGGGATGTGCAGGAAGAAGCCGATGGTCAGATCGGGGCGCATTTCGCGCAGCATCGCCGGGACCAGTTGCAGCTGGTAGTCCTGCACCCACACGGTCGCGCCGCGCGCGGCGGCACGCGAGGTGGCCTCGGCGAAGCGACGGTTGACGATGACGTAGCGCTC
The sequence above is drawn from the Mycobacterium marseillense genome and encodes:
- a CDS encoding alpha,alpha-trehalose-phosphate synthase (UDP-forming), with protein sequence MAPGGGRSSKAAKFGNSDFVVVANRLPVDREVLPDGTTAWKRSPGGLVTALEPLLRRRRGAWVGWPGVVDEDVDHEDAPIVQDDLELRPVKLSAGDVAEYYEGFSNATLWPLYHDVIVKPIYHREWWERYVIVNRRFAEATSRAAARGATVWVQDYQLQLVPAMLREMRPDLTIGFFLHIPFPPVELFMQLPWRTEIVKGLLGADLVGFHLSGGAQNFLFLSRRLIGANTSRGAVGVRSRYGEVEVDSRVVRVGAFPISIDSTALDQTARHRDIRRRAKEIRAELGNPRKVLLGVDRLDYTKGIDVRLKAFSELLAEGRAKRDDTVLIQLATPSRERVDSYQQLRNDIERQVGHINGEYGEVGHPVVHYLHRPVPRDELIAFFVAADVMLVTPLRDGMNLVAKEYVACRSDLGGALVLSEFTGAAAELRQAYLVNPHDLEGVKDAIEAALNQSAEDGRRRMRSLRRQVLAHDVDRWARSFLDALAEARPHDAD